acccgaagccagggtcctcgcagctgagtctgcaatgtccaaggaggcctgcagggaggtccgagccaccttcttgccctcctctaccatggctccaaactcttccctggactcttggggaatcaactccttaaacttccccatagagttccaggagttgaaattgtagcggctcagtagcgcctgttggttcgccgctctaagttgtagccctccggctgagtaaaccttacggccaaacagatcgagccgcttagcctcttttgatttaggcgctgcagcctgctggccgtggcgctctcgtgcattcactgattctaccaccagtgaacacggctgggggtgggtatacaagtacccatagtccttagacgggacaaagtatttcctttccacccctctcgctgtgggtggaatagaggcaggagtttgccatatcgtatccgcattcgtttggatcgtgcggatcaggggtaacgccaccctcgatggggcatccgctccaaggatattcacgatcgggtcgtgcacctccactatctcctccgcctgcaggtccatattacgggccatcctacgcaggagatcctggtgagcccgaagatctatcggagggggacccgtacatgaagtgcccgccactgcctcatccggagaggaggaagaggatgcctccggtggtaccggatccaagggggggtcctgatccccctgctcttgggccggagcatcacctgcactggggtccatggtgtcgggtggcgtggacacggaagcctccatgcctcctggtggaggccgagagatggtggattctggggcccttctgaccgagtgacccgagcgagaggtcgatggtattggagccccttgctcctggtggtatgcccacggggtccaaaacgaccagtgagatggtccatgagagtggtcctctgccatctcctgccaatggcccaagtttcgttcctcggcttgcccttgaggggggtatgccgatctcgacaggtcctccgaggagcgagacaccgatcttgacggccatggcggtgccgagagagatgaaacaatccccgtgggctgcggtgccgcacggtgccggtccggagatgatctatctctgcgcggtgccggcgatcggtgccgggaccgcgaccggtgccgatgacctcgtcggtgccgggagtcggatctggacctcgacgaggacctggagtatgcccggtgccgggagcgacccctcgacgtcgagcgtcgaccgtagcggtgccgagagctacgtctcgacgttgatcggtgccgacgatcatatcggtgccgagacgaagagcggtgccgcgaag
The window above is part of the Chrysemys picta bellii isolate R12L10 chromosome 12, ASM1138683v2, whole genome shotgun sequence genome. Proteins encoded here:
- the LOC135974998 gene encoding serine/arginine repetitive matrix protein 1-like; translation: MPNAPGFKLCASCAKPMPTSDPHDSCLKCLGESHQTDKCKICKAFRPRTKKERDFRLRQLLMEAALSPDTPSTGKAPAPSTSVRSAPAAPAMTTTRVASDKPPRHRTSSAPQAQQVPRRQSLSPGHKKAHKTGTSVPKTPAPPVPGVEPRPPVEQRKQLPPAPSTPAPRPLSPVQIASPPRPAVIQCLPSTPETFAAARDLIALTEPAPPQPPAPTAPLTRTVQSRGKPALMRPPSQELEPRHRSRSRRRSPRRSQSRHRISSRHRSYSRPRSSSRHRSSSRHRYDRRHRSTSRRSSRHRYGRRSTSRGRSRHRAYSRSSSRSRSDSRHRRGHRHRSRSRHRSPAPRRDRSSPDRHRAAPQPTGIVSSLSAPPWPSRSVSRSSEDLSRSAYPPQGQAEERNLGHWQEMAEDHSHGPSHWSFWTPWAYHQEQGAPIPSTSRSGHSVRRAPESTISRPPPGGMEASVSTPPDTMDPSAGDAPAQEQGDQDPPLDPVPPEASSSSSPDEAVAGTSCTGPPPIDLRAHQDLLRRMARNMDLQAEEIVEVHDPIVNILGADAPSRVALPLIRTIQTNADTIWQTPASIPPTARGVERKYFVPSKDYGYLYTHPQPCSLVVESVNARERHGQQAAAPKSKEAKRLDLFGRKVYSAGGLQLRAANQQALLSRYNFNSWNSMGKFKELIPQESREEFGAMVEEGKKVARTSLQASLDIADSAARTLASGIAMRRISWLQVSGLPPELQQTLQDLPFEGHGLFSDKTDSRLQSLKDSRTIMRSLGMHVVGPQRRPFRPQPQRFYPPPPRQRQDSARRRGRGGRRRWTGPQPGQNQGPPRPPSGPRQNF